Proteins encoded by one window of Cucurbita pepo subsp. pepo cultivar mu-cu-16 chromosome LG14, ASM280686v2, whole genome shotgun sequence:
- the LOC111809794 gene encoding uncharacterized protein LOC111809794, which yields MPATEYQGSFLGRISIRRNQVISMDGTHEQELEDLEIFQKHVSERFSDLLPPPPSDDVSSDPILSIAWLRKLLDEFLCCEAQFKALLIMSRDPSQIVKPPLDRLVPEFLDRVVKALDICNAVLHGIESVRQFQKVAEIAISALDQRPIGDGQVKRARRALNSLITSMAVEDKDFTNSKSTERAWSFGRRGSGAPGTGTATPQHKDRIAGQFRSLSWSMAKGWSAAKQIQAMSSNLVAPRGGESSSLPQTVYLMSTVLVFVMWTLVAALPCQERGGLPTNFPVPKQLSWAQSIIGLQEKIADEWKKKEKKGSAGLLEEMQRMEKLSQSLIEFTDSFAFPLEGERLEEVAGMAAELAETCKKLEEGLVPLQQQIREVFHRVVRSRTEILELLELTAKATSPIG from the coding sequence ATGCCGGCAACCGAATACCAAGGCTCCTTCCTTGGCCGAATCAGCATCCGCAGAAACCAAGTCATCTCCATGGACGGCACTCACGAGCAGGAGCTTGAGGATCTCGAGATTTTTCAGAAGCATGTTTCCGAGCGGTTTTCCGATTTACTACCTCCTCCGCCGTCCGATGACGTTTCTTCCGATCCTATCCTCTCCATCGCCTGGCTTAGAAAGCTTCTCGATGAATTCCTCTGCTGCGAGGCTCAATTTAAGGCACTCCTCATTATGAGCCGCGATCCTTCTCAGATTGTTAAGCCCCCTCTCGATCGTCTCGTCCCGGAATTTCTCGATCGTGTTGTTAAAGCTTTGGATATCTGTAATGCCGTTCTCCACGGGATTGAATCGGTCCGACAGTTTCAGAAAGTCGCTGAAATCGCGATTTCCGCTCTCGATCAGCGCCCGATTGGAGACGGACAGGTTAAACGAGCGCGTAGGGCTTTGAATTCGTTGATTACTTCCATGGCTGTTGAGGATAAGGATTTTACCAACAGTAAATCGACTGAGAGGGCTTGGTCTTTCGGCCGTCGTGGTAGTGGTGCTCCTGGCACCGGTACCGCCACACCGCAGCATAAGGACCGAATCGCAGGGCAGTTTCGGTCTCTGTCATGGAGTATGGCGAAAGGATGGTCCGCGGCAAAGCAGATTCAAGCGATGTCGTCGAATCTGGTAGCGCCGCGCGGTGGTGAGTCGTCTAGTTTGCCGCAGACGGTTTATCTAATGAGTACGGTTTTGGTGTTCGTAATGTGGACTCTAGTTGCAGCGCTGCCTTGCCAGGAGAGAGGCGGCCTGCCGACGAACTTTCCGGTGCCGAAGCAGTTGAGTTGGGCGCAATCGATTATCGGACTACAGGAGAAAATCGCAGACgaatggaagaagaaggagaagaaaggaagTGCTGGATTGTTAGAAGAGATGCAACGGATGGAGAAACTGAGTCAATCATTGATCGAATTCACAGATTCATTCGCATTCCCGTTGGAGGGGGAGCGGCTGGAGGAGGTGGCAGGGATGGCGGCGGAACTGGCGGAGACGTGCAAGAAACTGGAGGAGGGATTAGTGCCTTTACAGCAACAAATCAGAGAAGTTTTTCACAGAGTCGTGAGAAGCAGGACAGAGATTCTCGAGCTTTTGGAGCTTACTGCAAAAGCAACCTCGCCAATTGGGTAA